The genomic interval GTGTGCCACGGGCTTGCAAGTAGCCCGGTGAGGCACAGAAGATGAACCGTTGAGCACCGATGAACTGGTGCCCCAGGTCCTCCGGCCAAACGTCCGTGCCGCCGATACGTACCACGATATCGATACCCTGCTCGGTCGGGTTGACGAAGCTGTCGGTAAAGGACACGTGTGGCTGCAACTGGGGATGGCGTTTGAGGTAGTCGAGAATGACCGGCAAGACGTGCAGCCGCCCATACGCTGCGGGCAGGTCGATGCGCACCCGACCCCGTGGCTCGAAGTAGTCTTCATGCAGGGCCAATTCCGATGCTTCGAGGTCGGCCAGCACGCGTGAGCAGGTCTTGTAGAACGTTTGCCCCGCATCGGTCAGGGCAAGCCGACGGGTCGTGCGCTCGAACAGGCGTAAGCCCAGGCGAGCTTCCAGCCGCGCGACACCTTTGCTGACAGCCGAGCTGGTCAGGTTCAGGCGCTGCGCCGCCGCGGCAAAACTGCCGAGGTCTGCCACGCAGACAAAAACGTCAATGCCCTTCAAACGTTCGGAGGAGTGCACCGTCAACCCTTTGTGTAATGAACGTGGCTGCAAGCGTAACGATGATTGAACCGAAACGACAGCGCCCAAGTCGCATCCTTTAACTCAGGCAAAAAGGATGTTGACGATGAAAACCATGACGCGCGTATTGACGGGGTTGGCACTGGTTGGCGCACTGGGCGCTAGTGCCGCGTGGGCTGACCAACCAGGTGCAGACTGGAAGGTGAACAAAGACCAGGCAGAGACGGTGCTTAAAGGCGCCGGCTACACCCAGATCACCAAGATTGAAGCGGATGACGGCCACTGGGAAGGCGAGGGCATCAAGGCCGATGGCAAGCAGTACGAATTCCACGTTGATCCCCACTCCGGCAATATCACCAAGGATGAACTGGATAATTGAGCCACCGTCAGGTCACGTTTGGCGTCAGCCATTGTGACCCGGCCAGCCGCTCGATGAAAAAATCAGCCAAGGCCTGGACCTTTCTCGGCCGGCTTCGGGCTGAGGGTGTGACGAAATACAAGCCGCCTTGGGTCATGCTCCACGTGGGTAGCAGGTGCTCAAGGCGGCCGTCCGCCAAGTATTCGGAGGCGATGAAATCCGGTAATTCGGCGATCGCCAAGCCCTCCAGCAAGGGCGCCACCAACGCATCAGAATTGGTCACACGCAGGGGCCCCCGCGGCACGACGTCTTGTTCGGTGCCGTCACTGTGGGTGAACCGCCAAACCTGGCTGCGGGCGCGGTAGGCGTAGCTCATGCAGGCATGGTCAACCAGGTCGCGTGGGTGCTCAGGGCGTCCATGACGCGCAAGGTATGACGGCGCGGCTACCAGGTATTGCGTGACCGCACAGATACGTCTCGCCACCAAGGACGAATCCGGCAGTGCTGCAATACGCAGTGCTGCATCGAACCCCTCGGCAACCAGATCGACTGTCGAATCTGACAAGTGAAGGTCGAGTTCCAACTGGGGGTACCTGGCCATCAACGCGGGCAGCAGCGGCGCTACCCAGCGCAAGCCGAATGACATAGGCACCGCCAGGCGCACCAAGCCCCGTGGCTGCACCGACATCTCCTGGGCGGCGCTTTCCATCTCTTCTGCCTGGCGGTACAACGCGCTGGCCTGTTCGACCATGCGCTGGCCGAACTCGGTGACGCAAAGCTGGCGTGACGTGCGATTGAACAGACGACCGCCCAAGCGTGCCTCCA from Pseudomonas kermanshahensis carries:
- a CDS encoding LysR substrate-binding domain-containing protein is translated as MHSSERLKGIDVFVCVADLGSFAAAAQRLNLTSSAVSKGVARLEARLGLRLFERTTRRLALTDAGQTFYKTCSRVLADLEASELALHEDYFEPRGRVRIDLPAAYGRLHVLPVILDYLKRHPQLQPHVSFTDSFVNPTEQGIDIVVRIGGTDVWPEDLGHQFIGAQRFIFCASPGYLQARGTPLDEADLQAHDCVVYGQPDGVGSPWHMTGMQPGEMERRFMPARLAIGDGEGVVQAVVQGLGVTQVPTWLVNQQLESGALIEVLPHLATDGLPMNVVWLKKREALPRVRALLDVLLYALRTDGHRLAPCD
- a CDS encoding PepSY domain-containing protein, giving the protein MKTMTRVLTGLALVGALGASAAWADQPGADWKVNKDQAETVLKGAGYTQITKIEADDGHWEGEGIKADGKQYEFHVDPHSGNITKDELDN
- a CDS encoding LysR family transcriptional regulator yields the protein MARIPDFEGLAMFAKVAEEGSYAAAARAMGVSVPTVSRAVARLEARLGGRLFNRTSRQLCVTEFGQRMVEQASALYRQAEEMESAAQEMSVQPRGLVRLAVPMSFGLRWVAPLLPALMARYPQLELDLHLSDSTVDLVAEGFDAALRIAALPDSSLVARRICAVTQYLVAAPSYLARHGRPEHPRDLVDHACMSYAYRARSQVWRFTHSDGTEQDVVPRGPLRVTNSDALVAPLLEGLAIAELPDFIASEYLADGRLEHLLPTWSMTQGGLYFVTPSARSRPRKVQALADFFIERLAGSQWLTPNVT